A region from the Equus asinus isolate D_3611 breed Donkey chromosome 3, EquAss-T2T_v2, whole genome shotgun sequence genome encodes:
- the PYURF gene encoding protein preY, mitochondrial has protein sequence MLRGACSRLASSLRGTRAAPAATAQRRLHASGARPLADKSEGPEGPARAFDPALLEFLVCPLSKKPLRYEASTNELINEELGIAYPIIDGIPNMIPQAARMTRPNKKQEEMEQH, from the exons ATGCTGAGGGGAGCGTGCAGCCGGCTAGCCTCGTCGCTGCGGGGGACGCGCGCGGCGCCGGCCGCAACCGCCCAGAGGCGGCTGCACGCGTCCGGGGCGCGGCCGTTGGCAGACAAAAGCGAGGGCCCGGAGGGGCCGGCCCGCGCCTTCGACCCGGCGCTGCTGGAGTTCCTGGTGTGCCCGCTCTCCAAGAAGCCGCTCCG gTATGAAGCATCAACAAATGAATTGATTAACGAAGAGTTGGGAATAGCCTATCCAATTATTGACGGGATTCCTAATATGATACCACAGGCAGCTCGGATGACACGTCCGAATAAGAAGCAAGAAGAGATGGAGCAGCACTAG
- the PIGY gene encoding phosphatidylinositol N-acetylglucosaminyltransferase subunit Y gives MFLSLPTLTVLIPLVSLAGLLYSASVEENFPQGCTSTSSLCFYSLLLPITIPVYVFFHLWTWMGIKLFRHN, from the coding sequence atgtttctctctcttcctacattGACTGTCCTTATTCCCCTGGTCTCTTTAGCAGGCCTGTTGTACTCGGCCTCTGTGGAAGAAAACTTCCCGCAGGGCTGCACTAGCACCTCCAGCCTGTGCTTCTACAGTCTGCTCTTGCCCATCACCATCCCAGTTTATGTGTTCTTCCACCTTTGGACTTGGATGGGCATTAAACTCTTCAGGCATAATTAA